In Canis lupus baileyi chromosome X, mCanLup2.hap1, whole genome shotgun sequence, one DNA window encodes the following:
- the LOC140628800 gene encoding diphosphoinositol polyphosphate phosphohydrolase 3-beta isoform X1, with product MTQQRLGSSGSERRERTAQRMKCKPNQTRTYDPEGFKKRAACLCFRSEREDEVLLVSSSRYPDRWIVPGGGMEPEEEPGGAAVREVYEEAGVKGKLGRLLGIFEQNQDRKHRTYVYVLTVTEILEDWEDSVSIGRKREWFKIEDAIKVLQCHKPVHAEYLEKLKLGGSPTNGNSVAASLPQSDP from the exons ATGACTCAGCAAAGATTAG GCAGCAGCGGCAGCGAGCGGCGGGAGCGGACGGCCCAGAGGATGAAGTGCAAGCCGAACCAGACGCGCACCTACGACCCGGAGGGGTTCAAGAAGCGAGCGGCGTGCCTGTGCTTCCGGAGCGAGCGCGAGGACGAGGTGCTGTTAGTGAGTAGCAGTCGGTACCCGGACCGCTGGATTGTGCCGGGCGGGGGCATGGAGCCCGAGGAGGAGCCGGGCGGTGCAGCAGTCCGAGAGGTGTACGAAGAGGCGGGAGTGAAGGGGAAGTTAGGCCGGCTCCTGGGCATTTTCGAGCAGAACCAAGACCGCAAGCACAGAACGTACGTGTACGTACTGACTGTCACTGAGATTCTGGAGGATTGGGAAGATTCGGTTAGCATTGGGAGGAAGCGAGAGTGGTTCAAAATCGAAGATGCGATCAAGGTTCTCCAGTGCCACAAGCCCGTGCATGCCGAATATCTGGAAAAACTAAAGCTGGGCGGTTCCCCAACCAATGGAAACTCCGTGGCCGCGTCCCTGCCACAGAGCGATCCCTAG
- the LOC140628800 gene encoding diphosphoinositol polyphosphate phosphohydrolase 3-beta isoform X3, with product MKCKPNQTRTYDPEGFKKRAACLCFRSEREDEVLLVSSSRYPDRWIVPGGGMEPEEEPGGAAVREVYEEAGVKGKLGRLLGIFEQNQDRKHRTYVYVLTVTEILEDWEDSVSIGRKREWFKIEDAIKVLQCHKPVHAEYLEKLKLGGSPTNGNSVAASLPQSDP from the coding sequence ATGAAGTGCAAGCCGAACCAGACGCGCACCTACGACCCGGAGGGGTTCAAGAAGCGAGCGGCGTGCCTGTGCTTCCGGAGCGAGCGCGAGGACGAGGTGCTGTTAGTGAGTAGCAGTCGGTACCCGGACCGCTGGATTGTGCCGGGCGGGGGCATGGAGCCCGAGGAGGAGCCGGGCGGTGCAGCAGTCCGAGAGGTGTACGAAGAGGCGGGAGTGAAGGGGAAGTTAGGCCGGCTCCTGGGCATTTTCGAGCAGAACCAAGACCGCAAGCACAGAACGTACGTGTACGTACTGACTGTCACTGAGATTCTGGAGGATTGGGAAGATTCGGTTAGCATTGGGAGGAAGCGAGAGTGGTTCAAAATCGAAGATGCGATCAAGGTTCTCCAGTGCCACAAGCCCGTGCATGCCGAATATCTGGAAAAACTAAAGCTGGGCGGTTCCCCAACCAATGGAAACTCCGTGGCCGCGTCCCTGCCACAGAGCGATCCCTAG
- the LOC140628800 gene encoding diphosphoinositol polyphosphate phosphohydrolase 3-beta isoform X2: MTQQRLGSSGSERRERTAQRMKCKPNQTRTYDPEGFKKRAACLCFRSEREDEVLLVSSSRYPDRWIVPGGGMEPEEEPGGAAVREVYEEAGVKGKLGRLLGIFEQNQDRKHRTYVYVLTVTEILEDWEDSVSIGRKREWFKIEDAIKVLQCHKPVHAEYLEKLKLGGSPTNGNSVAASLPQSDP; the protein is encoded by the exons ATGACTCAGCAAAGATTAG GCAGCAGCGGCAGCGAGCGGCGGGAGCGGACGGCCCAGAGGATGAAGTGCAAGCCGAACCAGACGCGCACCTACGACCCGGAGGGGTTCAAGAAGCGAGCGGCGTGCCTGTGCTTCCGGAGCGAGCGCGAGGACGAGGTGCTGTTAGTGAGTAGCAGTCGGTACCCGGACCGCTGGATTGTGCCGGGCGGGGGCATGGAGCCCGAGGAGGAGCCGGGCGGTGCAGCAGTCCGAGAGGTGTACGAAGAGGCGGGAGTGAAGGGGAAGTTAGGCCGGCTCCTGGGCATTTTCGAGCAGAACCAAGACCGCAAGCACAGAACGTACGTGTACGTACTGACTGTCACTGAGATTCTGGAGGATTGGGAAGATTCGGTTAGCATTGGGAGGAAGCGAGAGTGGTTCAAAATCGAAGATGCGATCAAGGTTCTCCAGTGCCACAAGCCCGTGCATGCCGAATATCTGGAAAAACTAAAGCTGGGCGGTTCCCCAACCAATGGAAACTCCGTGGCCGCGTCCCTGCCACAGAGCGATCCCTA g